A genomic region of Arachis hypogaea cultivar Tifrunner chromosome 5, arahy.Tifrunner.gnm2.J5K5, whole genome shotgun sequence contains the following coding sequences:
- the LOC140173265 gene encoding uncharacterized protein translates to MASSNAPSETPTPTSQEQGSTPDPTIGTQKNSNRGKTDPAWGHCKQVLDKGKTALVCIYCEKLIRGGGINRVKHHLARKGGDIEACQKVPVVARHQFNQNIEDLRTKKRKTHEEYAESYGACDDVEREFDEIERNEMRQQQASRIPAPSSRKGVGKQLKGLQSFFPPAATPGAQPSIKSVLQSKEIVEKCDIAIARWMMDASVPFNAVNSAYYQPMIDAIANMGAGYKGPNYQRVHGYLLSKLVEDVKKMIEGYRVIWKQTGCTIMADGWTDHCRRTLINFLVYCPKGTVFLKSVDASHISKTDEALFKLLRDVVLFVGPENVAHVVTDNAANYVAAGRLLESEFPRLYWSPCAAHCINLMLQDIGKLVEVTETVSQASMITKYIYNHCHPLYLMRQFTGGREILRPAPTRFATNFIALQNILAQKNALRAMVTSREWTSSAYSKEAKAKKFVDQVLDSKFWNQCTNIVKLTEPLVHVLHIVDSEDRAAMGFLYQAMNKAKEDMVKRFQKRKRVVEPYLKILDSRWDSQLKRNLHAAGYWLNPAFRFNFAEFDKHKETISGLLDVIERYAYDDADLNTKLTSEKIIFKNAEGDFGRMSAIRERSTVMPDQWWKSYGCGAPNLQELAIRVLSQTCSSSGCERNWSIFEHIHSKKRNRLEHQKLNDIVYVHYNLRLQQRNRMRKQSYDPICLDAFEDHSEWIMEDSPPFLTPEEVDALRNDLANMSLQSALDDLDELNLEDDRDDCEANNTPVENANQNETNQDVAPDLQAEELVVLFLRAIWLVLGLDELENEQSAGADVFAAKEEVAANKSLQDTGLATTLAVDHYHLREVNDGLTANAGEDILEAVHERDQGGSKCHSDSKR, encoded by the exons AACACCAACACCAACTTCTCAGGAACAAGGATCAACTCCTGATCCAACAATTGGAACCCAAAAAAATAGTAACAGAGGAAAAACTGATCCTGCATGGGGCCATTGTAAACAAGTTTTGGATAAAGGAAAAACTGCTCTGGTATGTATTTATTGCGAGAAGCTTATTAGGGGTGGAGGAATTAACCGGGTTAAACATCATTTGGCTAGAAAAGGCGGAGATATTGAGGCATGTCAAAAGGTGCCAGTTGTGGCAAGACACCAATTCAATCAAAACATTGAAGATCTTCGaaccaagaaaaggaaaactcatGAAGAATATGCAGAAAGTTATGGTGCTTGTGATGACGTTGAAAGGGAATTTGATGAGATTGAACGTAATGAGATGCGACAACAACAAGCATCAAGAATTCCAGCACCTAGCTCTAGAAAGGGAGTTGGAAAACAACTCAAGGGATTACAATCCTTTTTTCCACCGGCAGCAACACCTGGAGCTCAACCAAGTATTAAAAGTGTTCTCCAAAGCAAAGAAATTGTGGAAAAGTGTGATATTGCTATTGCAAGATGGATGATGGATGCCTCTGTGCCATTCAATGCGGTTAATTCAGCTTATTATCAGCCGATGATCGATGCTATTGCAAATATGGGTGCAGGGTATAAAGGGCCAAATTACCAAAGAGTTCATGGATATTTGTTGAGTAAATTGGTTGAAGATGTAAAGAAGATGATTGAAGGTTATCGTGTGATTTGGAAACAAACTGGATGTACTATCATGGCTGATGGATGGACTGATCATTGTAGGCGTACTTTAATTAATTTCTTGGTTTATTGCCCTAAAGGAACTGTTTTCCTAAAGTCAGTTGATGCTTCTCATATCTCGAAAACTGATGAGGCTTTGTTTAAGTTGCTTAGAGATGTTGTGTTATTTGTTGGTCCTGAGAATGTTGCACATGTAGTGACGGATAATGCTGCAAATTACGTTGCTGCTGGAAGGTTGTTGGAATCAGAGTTTCCTAGATTGTATTGGTCTCCTTGTGCAGCACATTGTATTAATCTGATGTTGCAGGATATTGGAAAGTTAGTGGAAGTGACTGAAACTGTGTCACAAGCTTCAATGATTACGAAGTATATCTATAATCATTGCCATCCTTTGTACTTGATGAGGCAGTTCACAGGCGGCCGAGAAATACTTCGTCCAGCTCCAACTCGATTCGCTACTAATTTCATTGCTTTGCAAAATATTTTGGCTCAAAAGAATGCATTGAGAGCTATGGTGACATCTAGAGAATGGACAAGTTCAGCTTACTCTAAAGAAGCCAAAGCAAAAAAGTTTGTGGATCAAGTCTTAGATTCTAAATTTTGGAATCAATGCACTAATATTGTTAAGCTTACGGAGCCACTTGTTCATGTATTGCATATTGTGGATAGTGAAGATAGAGCTGCAATGGGTTTCCTTTATCAAGCTATGAATAAGGCTAAGGAAGACATGGTGAAGAGGTTTCAAAAAAGAAAGAGGGTTGTTGAACCTTATTTGAAGATTTTAGATTCACGTTGGGATTCACAACTTAAAAGAAACCTTCATGCTGCTGGTTATTGGTTAAATCCAGCTTTTCGATTTAATTTTGCAGAATTTGACAAGCACAAAGAAACAATTTCTGGCCTACTAGATGTGATTGAGAGATATGCTTATGATGATGCTGATTTGAATACTAAATTAACAAGTGAGAAGATAATCTTTAAGAATGCTGAAGGAGACTTTGGGAGAATGTCTGCAATACGTGAGCGAAGCACAGTGATGCCTG ATCAATGGTGGAAATCTTATGGATGTGGAGCACCAAACCTACAAGAGTTAGCTATTCGTGTTTTGAGTCAAACTTGTAGTTCTTCAGGTTGTGAGCGTAACTGGAGCATTTTCGAACACATTCACTCAAAGAAAAGGAATCGGTTAGAGCATCAAAAGCTTAATGATATTGTTTATGTTCATTACAACTTAAGGCTACAACAAAG GAACCGAATGAGAAAGCAAAGTTATGATCCAATTTGTCTTGACGCATTTGAGGATCATTCGGAATGGATAATGGAAGATTCACCACCATTTTTAACTCCTGAAGAAGTTGATGCTTTGCGGAATGATCTTGCAAATATGTCCCTTCAATCAGCTTTAGATGATTTGG ATGAATTGAATCTGGAAGATGATCGAGATGATTGTGAAGCTAATAATACTCCTGTGGAAAATGCAAATCAGAATGAAACCAATCAAGATGTAGCTCCAGATTT ACAAGCAGAGGAACTCGTCGTACTCTTCCTTAGAGCTATCTGGCTTGTACTTGGTTTGGACGAGCTAGAGAACGAGCAATCGGCAGGTGCAGATGTATTTGCAGCGAAGGAGGAAGTTGCGGCCAACAAGAGCCTCCAAGACACTGGCCTTGCCACTACTTTGGCTGTCGACCACTACCACCTGAGGGAGGTCAATGATGGACTGACTGCCAATGCAGGAGAAGATATCCTAGAGGCAGTTCATGAGCGAGATCAAGGAGGATCCAAGTGTCATAGTGATAGCAAAAGATGA